From a single Paraburkholderia edwinii genomic region:
- a CDS encoding GntR family transcriptional regulator, with amino-acid sequence MNTASLTSLQVRIARDIVALVRRDVRPVGYHLAETQLAREIGTSRSPVKAALEYLAELGVVTHDANRGFFLAGDSSSLTDVAEQFASSPDEPLYLSIASDRLAGKLPDEVGEAELMRRYNVARTTLRKVLSRIAREGWIEQGVGHGWRFLGMIDSPDAYDESFVFRQSIEVTGLLSPAFRYDPKHLEEIRAEQQRIVDGGWSTMTAAELFDANSHFHEAVARWSGNRFIYDSVRRINQLRRLVEYSQTTNRKPRKGQAEEHLAMLDAIARADLFGAAALMRSHLDGARRLKSPGAQAFSGGGARTPSRAEGAAGAGRAGRTSRTR; translated from the coding sequence ATGAACACCGCTTCCCTTACCTCCCTGCAAGTCCGAATCGCGCGCGACATCGTCGCGCTGGTTCGTCGCGACGTCCGGCCCGTCGGCTATCACCTCGCGGAGACGCAGCTCGCGCGCGAAATCGGCACATCGCGTTCGCCGGTGAAAGCCGCGCTCGAATATCTCGCCGAACTCGGCGTCGTCACGCACGACGCGAATCGCGGCTTTTTCCTCGCCGGCGATTCGTCGTCGTTGACGGACGTTGCCGAGCAGTTCGCGTCATCGCCTGACGAGCCGCTTTACCTCAGCATCGCAAGCGACCGCCTCGCCGGCAAGCTGCCCGATGAAGTCGGCGAAGCCGAACTGATGCGCCGCTATAACGTCGCGCGCACGACACTGCGCAAGGTGCTGTCGCGCATCGCCCGCGAAGGCTGGATTGAGCAAGGCGTCGGTCATGGCTGGCGCTTTCTCGGCATGATCGATTCGCCCGACGCTTATGACGAAAGCTTCGTGTTCCGTCAATCGATCGAGGTGACGGGTCTGCTAAGTCCAGCGTTCCGCTATGACCCGAAGCATCTCGAGGAAATTCGCGCCGAACAGCAGCGCATTGTCGACGGCGGCTGGTCCACGATGACTGCCGCGGAACTGTTCGACGCGAACAGTCATTTTCATGAAGCGGTCGCCCGATGGTCGGGCAACCGCTTTATTTACGATTCGGTGCGCCGTATCAACCAGTTGCGCCGGCTCGTCGAATACAGCCAGACCACTAACCGCAAGCCGCGCAAGGGCCAGGCCGAAGAACATCTCGCGATGCTCGATGCGATCGCGCGGGCCGATCTGTTCGGCGCGGCGGCACTGATGCGCAGCCATCTCGACGGCGCCCGGCGGCTTAAGAGCCCGGGCGCGCAGGCCTTCAGCGGCGGCGGCGCGCGTACGCCCTCTCGTGCCGAGGGCGCGGCCGGCGCCGGCCGCGCTGGACGCACAAGCCGCACGCGCTAG
- a CDS encoding MFS transporter, translated as MNDKPTAASTAPASTRMNFRWNVLVWLLIGGVINYLDRANLAIAAPGMIQDLGLTRTQIGLLGTVFSWTYAVMQLPAGWIIDRFGAKKAYAIGMIWWSVATWLTGVVGSIGALIAMRVLLAMGEAPCWPTGAKITAAWFPGKERGFATGIWDSSSKWGPAFAPALLVSLMIAFGWRSLFHVTGAVGIVFAILFLLMYRNPKESKRLSREEFAYIEAGGGGHEHSLATSTLKWRALFTHRSVWGMVFGYFCAIWLWNLFLVFLPLYLLDRFHISLTQLGIYASIPWFGGAIGEIAAGWIARTMVDRNVASPMGAKRIVIVCCSVAAGVCAIALPFVQSIGATICLMTFGLAFISATIGNAWALAADIAPSSLVASVSSVQNFGGYFGGAFSPVIAGLIVDRTGSYSLAFIIGGAIAASAALFYWFMAKQRLEGAATHDASDRQRSGALH; from the coding sequence ATGAACGACAAGCCCACCGCCGCCAGCACGGCACCCGCATCGACGCGTATGAATTTCCGCTGGAACGTGCTGGTCTGGTTGCTGATTGGTGGTGTGATCAACTATCTCGATCGCGCGAATCTCGCGATCGCCGCGCCCGGCATGATTCAGGATCTGGGCCTTACGCGCACGCAGATCGGGCTGCTCGGCACCGTGTTCTCGTGGACTTACGCGGTCATGCAGTTGCCTGCCGGATGGATCATCGATCGCTTCGGCGCGAAAAAAGCCTACGCAATCGGCATGATCTGGTGGAGCGTCGCGACGTGGCTGACCGGCGTGGTCGGCTCGATCGGCGCGCTCATTGCCATGCGCGTACTGCTCGCGATGGGCGAAGCACCCTGCTGGCCGACCGGCGCGAAAATCACTGCGGCCTGGTTTCCGGGCAAGGAACGCGGCTTCGCGACCGGTATTTGGGATTCTTCATCGAAATGGGGACCGGCGTTTGCGCCCGCGCTGCTCGTCTCGCTGATGATCGCGTTCGGCTGGCGCTCGCTGTTTCATGTGACGGGCGCGGTCGGCATCGTGTTCGCCATTCTGTTCCTGCTGATGTACCGCAATCCGAAAGAAAGCAAGCGGCTCTCGCGCGAAGAATTCGCCTATATCGAAGCGGGCGGCGGCGGACACGAGCACTCGCTCGCGACATCGACGCTGAAGTGGCGCGCGCTGTTCACCCATCGCAGCGTCTGGGGCATGGTATTCGGCTATTTCTGCGCGATCTGGCTGTGGAATCTGTTTCTCGTGTTTCTGCCGCTTTATCTGCTCGATCGCTTCCATATCTCGCTCACGCAGCTTGGCATCTACGCGAGCATCCCCTGGTTCGGCGGCGCAATCGGCGAGATCGCCGCGGGCTGGATCGCAAGGACGATGGTCGATCGCAATGTTGCATCGCCGATGGGCGCTAAACGGATCGTGATCGTCTGCTGTTCGGTTGCCGCCGGCGTCTGCGCAATCGCGTTGCCGTTCGTGCAATCGATCGGCGCGACGATCTGCCTGATGACGTTCGGCCTCGCGTTTATTTCGGCGACCATCGGCAATGCATGGGCGCTAGCGGCCGATATCGCTCCGTCGTCGCTCGTTGCTTCGGTGAGTTCGGTGCAGAACTTCGGCGGCTATTTCGGCGGTGCGTTTTCGCCAGTCATAGCCGGCCTTATCGTGGATCGCACCGGATCGTATTCGCTAGCGTTTATTATCGGCGGCGCGATCGCGGCGAGCGCGGCACTGTTCTACTGGTTTATGGCGAAGCAGCGCCTCGAAGGCGCAGCGACCCACGACGCGAGCGATAGGCAACGATCGGGCGCGCTGCATTAA
- a CDS encoding GlcG/HbpS family heme-binding protein: MQTKHVLTSVEVTALMAAARADAAHRKLAVSIAVVDDGGHPLALERTDNAAPVTAYVAIEKARTAALCRRESKAFEDMINGGRVAWLSVPMLNGILEGGVPVMVDGAVLGAVGVSGASPADDASIAQSAADALRR, translated from the coding sequence ATGCAGACCAAGCACGTGTTGACATCTGTGGAAGTGACGGCGTTGATGGCGGCGGCGCGAGCCGATGCCGCTCATAGGAAACTGGCCGTGAGCATCGCGGTCGTCGATGATGGAGGTCACCCTCTCGCGCTCGAGCGCACCGACAACGCCGCCCCCGTCACCGCATACGTTGCGATCGAAAAGGCCCGCACGGCCGCACTGTGCCGCCGGGAATCGAAGGCGTTTGAAGACATGATCAATGGTGGCCGCGTCGCGTGGCTTTCGGTGCCGATGCTAAACGGCATTCTGGAAGGCGGCGTGCCCGTGATGGTCGATGGTGCTGTTCTAGGCGCGGTTGGCGTGTCCGGCGCGAGTCCCGCCGACGATGCATCGATTGCGCAGAGCGCAGCAGACGCCCTGCGTCGCTAG
- a CDS encoding FAD-dependent monooxygenase — MVIGKRAVVIGAGVGGLAAAQALVGSFEQIVLIERDVLPTQADARAGVPQGRHPHGLLPGCVEALDTLFDGFSTKLCDAGAKVSDFGQKLLLEFSAQAAPPERRLGIPVIKCSRGLIEWVARRELQPQKSIAILDGRRVTGMVATPDGNAVAAVRYETQAGAQETIAADLVIDASGRGEPTLDFLRATGRAAPEETAMRIDMNYSTAIVEFAPQNRPAYDVLRTMPAPPGNTRQGLLLIREDDRFFAAFGARGNDAPPSEWPELLEFSKALQTTTIYDVLMHAKPYGKIYRHKFPENRRRYFERYTGWPRGLIALGDAICRFNPVYGQGMAAAAKEALLLRDLLSSRKSAAQPLDGLFEALMKAASPVLDNIWMLAAMPDLAFRETHGVRPENFDEAMKFNAMMQRAACVDADIHKLVVEVMSLLKPGSALKEEHVVEKIKRLATQFDAAKDSLEA, encoded by the coding sequence ATGGTTATCGGAAAACGCGCAGTGGTGATCGGAGCCGGAGTCGGCGGGTTGGCAGCCGCGCAGGCGCTGGTCGGCAGCTTTGAGCAGATCGTGCTGATCGAGCGCGACGTTTTGCCGACGCAGGCCGACGCGCGCGCCGGTGTGCCGCAGGGGCGGCATCCGCATGGACTGTTGCCGGGCTGCGTGGAAGCGCTCGATACGCTGTTCGATGGTTTCTCGACGAAACTGTGCGATGCGGGCGCAAAGGTGTCGGACTTCGGCCAGAAGCTGCTGCTGGAATTTTCCGCGCAGGCGGCGCCGCCGGAGCGCCGCCTCGGCATTCCGGTGATCAAGTGCTCGCGTGGACTGATCGAATGGGTTGCGCGGCGCGAGTTGCAGCCGCAAAAAAGCATCGCGATACTCGACGGGCGCCGTGTCACCGGCATGGTAGCGACACCGGACGGCAATGCGGTCGCCGCGGTGCGCTACGAAACGCAAGCCGGCGCGCAGGAAACCATCGCGGCGGATCTCGTGATCGATGCCTCGGGCCGAGGCGAACCGACGCTCGATTTTCTGCGCGCCACGGGCCGCGCGGCGCCTGAAGAAACGGCGATGCGCATCGACATGAACTACTCGACGGCGATCGTCGAGTTCGCACCGCAGAACCGGCCCGCGTACGACGTGCTGCGCACCATGCCGGCGCCGCCCGGCAACACGCGTCAGGGCCTGCTGCTGATACGCGAAGACGATCGCTTCTTTGCGGCGTTCGGCGCGCGCGGCAACGATGCGCCGCCGTCCGAATGGCCGGAGCTTCTCGAGTTCTCGAAGGCGCTGCAGACCACGACGATTTACGACGTGCTGATGCATGCGAAGCCGTACGGCAAGATCTATCGGCACAAGTTTCCGGAAAATCGCCGCCGATATTTCGAGCGCTATACAGGCTGGCCGCGCGGACTGATTGCGCTCGGTGACGCGATTTGCCGGTTCAATCCGGTTTACGGGCAAGGGATGGCCGCGGCTGCAAAAGAAGCGCTGCTGCTGCGCGATCTGCTCTCAAGCCGCAAAAGCGCGGCGCAACCGCTCGACGGCCTGTTCGAAGCACTGATGAAAGCCGCGAGTCCGGTGCTCGACAATATCTGGATGCTGGCCGCGATGCCCGATCTCGCGTTTCGCGAGACGCATGGCGTGCGGCCCGAAAACTTCGACGAGGCGATGAAATTCAACGCAATGATGCAGCGAGCGGCCTGTGTCGACGCCGACATCCACAAGCTGGTGGTCGAGGTCATGTCGTTGCTCAAGCCGGGCTCGGCGCTCAAGGAAGAGCACGTCGTCGAGAAGATCAAACGGCTCGCTACTCAGTTCGATGCGGCGAAGGATAGTCTCGAAGCGTGA
- a CDS encoding lactonase family protein — MDETRNNARGAAIKLNDGRTGSGWIAYVGSRTTAARNGKGKGLSVYAVDARSGAWTLLQVVEGLVNPSFLTLNRAHDRLYAVHGDHAEVSSFAVDPADGTLRFLNWQPCGGTNPVHLELSIDERELVVANYATGTIAVLPVATDGSLEPVRLLLGLPGSPGPHRIEQNSPHPHHALRFTSAGRSTPWHIVPDKGLDAVFAIRIGVSAAETQINRFRSRECAGPRHAAFHPALPLVYIGNELDSTVTTLAFDEDAGTLQCVGHVSTLPGEYSGPNRVAGIVMHPSGRMLYVSNRGHDSVACLPLDVNGLIAPLAATFVPSLGHFPRFITLTPDGRRLLVANERSHTIVSRALESDRLLPLREAALVETGSPVCVVFAGHAR; from the coding sequence TTGGACGAAACGAGGAACAACGCGCGCGGCGCCGCGATCAAGCTCAATGACGGCCGCACCGGCTCCGGCTGGATCGCCTACGTGGGCAGCCGCACAACCGCGGCGCGCAACGGTAAAGGCAAGGGTCTGAGCGTGTACGCGGTCGACGCGCGATCCGGGGCGTGGACCCTGCTGCAAGTGGTCGAAGGGCTCGTCAACCCGTCGTTTCTCACCCTCAACCGCGCGCACGACCGTCTTTATGCCGTGCACGGCGATCATGCCGAGGTCAGCAGCTTCGCCGTCGATCCGGCGGACGGCACGCTGCGGTTTCTGAACTGGCAGCCGTGCGGCGGCACCAACCCCGTGCACCTCGAACTGTCGATCGACGAACGCGAACTCGTCGTCGCGAACTATGCGACGGGCACGATCGCCGTGTTGCCGGTGGCCACGGACGGATCGCTCGAACCGGTGCGTCTGCTGCTCGGACTTCCCGGTTCGCCGGGACCGCATCGCATCGAGCAGAACAGCCCGCATCCGCATCACGCGCTGCGCTTTACATCGGCGGGACGCTCTACGCCATGGCATATCGTGCCCGACAAGGGCCTCGACGCGGTATTCGCGATCCGCATCGGCGTCAGCGCAGCCGAAACGCAGATCAACCGTTTCAGAAGCCGCGAGTGCGCGGGGCCGCGGCATGCTGCATTCCACCCCGCTTTGCCGCTCGTGTACATCGGCAATGAACTCGACTCGACGGTAACGACACTCGCGTTCGACGAAGACGCTGGAACACTCCAATGCGTCGGCCATGTGTCGACCTTACCCGGCGAATACAGCGGTCCGAACCGCGTCGCGGGCATCGTCATGCATCCGTCGGGGCGCATGCTGTATGTGTCCAATCGCGGGCATGACTCGGTCGCCTGCCTGCCGCTCGACGTGAACGGACTGATTGCGCCCCTGGCTGCGACATTTGTGCCGTCGCTCGGGCACTTTCCTCGCTTTATCACGCTGACACCCGATGGGCGGCGACTGCTCGTCGCCAACGAACGCAGCCACACCATTGTGAGCCGCGCGCTCGAATCCGACAGGCTGTTGCCGCTGCGGGAAGCCGCGCTCGTCGAAACCGGCAGCCCGGTGTGCGTGGTGTTTGCAGGCCACGCCCGCTGA
- a CDS encoding ABC transporter permease, with amino-acid sequence MTPQSSDIAAPAKERPTSGIRARIFAPTALQKMLAFASLILLLIFFSFASPAFMQMDNILGILQATAVNGVLAIASTFVIITGGIDLSVGTLMTFTAVICGVFLTYWHLPMWVGVLAAIATGAICGTVSGTLTAKMKIPPFIATLGMMLLLKGLSLVVSKDQPIYFTDTENFFMISQDSLIGYFLPSVPIPNAVLILFVLAIVSSIALNRTALGRYTFALGSNEEAVRLSGVNTDRWKIAVYGVGGAICGIAGLLIASRLNSAQPALGQGYELEAIAAVVIGGTSLSGGAGTIVGTIIGAFIMSVLTNGLRIMSVAQEWQIVVTGLIIILAVYADILRRRKG; translated from the coding sequence ATGACACCGCAATCATCCGATATCGCAGCCCCGGCCAAGGAACGACCGACGTCGGGCATACGCGCGCGCATCTTCGCGCCGACCGCGCTGCAAAAAATGCTCGCCTTCGCAAGCCTGATTCTGCTGCTGATCTTCTTCAGCTTCGCGTCGCCGGCGTTTATGCAGATGGACAATATCCTCGGCATTCTGCAGGCGACCGCGGTGAACGGCGTGCTCGCGATCGCGAGCACATTCGTGATCATCACGGGCGGCATCGATCTGTCGGTCGGCACGCTGATGACGTTTACCGCCGTGATTTGCGGCGTGTTTCTCACCTACTGGCATTTGCCGATGTGGGTCGGCGTGCTCGCGGCCATCGCGACGGGCGCAATTTGCGGAACCGTATCGGGCACGCTGACGGCGAAAATGAAAATCCCGCCGTTTATCGCGACGCTTGGCATGATGCTGCTGCTCAAGGGGCTTTCGCTGGTCGTCTCGAAGGATCAGCCGATTTACTTCACCGATACCGAAAACTTCTTCATGATTTCGCAGGACTCGCTGATCGGATACTTCCTGCCGAGCGTGCCGATTCCGAATGCGGTTCTGATTCTGTTCGTACTCGCCATCGTCAGTTCGATCGCGCTCAATCGCACGGCGCTCGGACGCTATACATTCGCGCTCGGCAGCAACGAAGAAGCGGTACGGCTTTCGGGCGTCAACACGGATAGATGGAAAATCGCGGTCTACGGCGTCGGCGGGGCGATTTGCGGCATTGCTGGTTTGCTGATCGCGTCGCGCCTGAATTCGGCGCAGCCGGCGCTCGGGCAAGGCTACGAACTCGAGGCGATCGCCGCGGTCGTGATCGGCGGCACGTCGTTAAGCGGCGGCGCGGGCACGATAGTCGGCACGATCATCGGCGCGTTCATCATGAGCGTGCTGACGAATGGCCTGCGTATCATGTCTGTCGCTCAGGAATGGCAGATCGTGGTCACGGGTCTCATCATTATTCTCGCGGTCTACGCGGATATCCTGCGACGCAGGAAAGGCTGA
- a CDS encoding MFS transporter, with amino-acid sequence MAFRRGWVLLFLFSLTTINYLDRVVLSVAAKPIAAEFHLSPVSLGYLFSSFVWTYTVFLIPMGQFVDRFGTRRVAAFGIGIWSLATVLTGAAGAFGPLLASRLAMGAGEASSNPVCAKTVRQWIPARERGVANAIFNAGSFAGPAFCLALIGFLIAAFGWRWAFVISGAIGFVWLVLWLALFNTPERTHWLSQAEREMILRERNNGAPAQAEGEPDGLMRLLRSRTLWGIALTEGCNIYAQYLFLTWLPSYLQMTRHLSVTNSGWLSGVPYGGAVVLAVLAGFLSDRYVKRAGVMSGRRRHAIAVSMMCGAAILLVPLATSFVALVAVLTVSLSGIAATNATNFSLLSDMLPNQRDIAKAMGFVIVGGNVFGLLAPIVTGYVIANTGGFDWAFAIAGVLLLTGIVITLTMTHQPIVARGSVALRPARS; translated from the coding sequence GTGGCTTTCAGGCGCGGCTGGGTATTGCTATTTCTCTTTTCGCTTACGACGATCAACTACCTCGATCGCGTCGTTCTGTCGGTCGCGGCGAAGCCGATTGCCGCGGAGTTTCATTTGTCCCCGGTCAGCCTCGGTTACCTGTTTTCGTCGTTCGTCTGGACCTATACGGTGTTTCTGATTCCGATGGGCCAGTTCGTCGACCGCTTCGGCACGCGGCGTGTCGCCGCGTTCGGCATCGGTATCTGGTCGCTCGCCACCGTGCTGACGGGCGCGGCCGGCGCGTTCGGGCCGCTGCTCGCATCGCGGCTCGCGATGGGCGCCGGCGAAGCGAGCAGCAACCCGGTCTGCGCAAAAACCGTGCGCCAATGGATTCCGGCGCGCGAACGCGGCGTGGCCAATGCCATTTTCAATGCGGGCTCGTTCGCGGGGCCGGCGTTCTGTCTGGCCTTGATCGGCTTTCTGATCGCCGCATTCGGGTGGCGCTGGGCGTTCGTCATTTCGGGAGCGATCGGTTTCGTATGGCTCGTGCTATGGCTGGCGTTGTTCAACACGCCCGAGCGCACGCACTGGCTCTCGCAGGCCGAACGCGAAATGATCCTGCGCGAGCGCAACAACGGCGCGCCGGCGCAGGCCGAGGGCGAGCCCGATGGTTTGATGCGGCTTCTGCGGTCGCGCACGCTGTGGGGCATCGCGCTCACCGAGGGTTGCAACATCTATGCGCAGTATCTTTTTCTGACGTGGCTGCCGTCGTATCTGCAGATGACGCGTCATCTGTCGGTCACGAATAGCGGCTGGCTGAGCGGCGTGCCCTATGGCGGCGCCGTGGTGCTCGCGGTGCTGGCCGGGTTCCTTAGCGACCGCTATGTGAAGCGCGCGGGCGTGATGTCGGGACGGCGGCGTCACGCGATCGCGGTGTCGATGATGTGCGGCGCGGCGATTCTGCTGGTGCCGCTTGCAACGAGCTTCGTCGCGCTCGTTGCAGTGTTGACGGTGTCGCTCTCCGGCATCGCGGCGACCAACGCGACCAACTTCTCGCTGCTCTCCGATATGCTGCCGAACCAGCGCGATATCGCTAAGGCGATGGGGTTTGTGATCGTCGGCGGGAATGTGTTCGGGCTGCTTGCGCCGATCGTCACCGGTTATGTGATCGCGAACACAGGAGGCTTCGATTGGGCCTTCGCCATTGCCGGCGTATTGCTGCTAACCGGTATCGTGATCACGCTGACAATGACGCATCAGCCGATTGTGGCGCGGGGGAGTGTGGCGCTGCGTCCGGCGCGGAGTTGA
- a CDS encoding Ldh family oxidoreductase: protein MSTTPTREFQRVDPDTLCDFVTTVYQSAGASAEDAFVAADAMVQADLWGHQSHGVLRLGWYYARLRSGAMRTQTNLSFPIDAGAVAVMDGGDSIGPVVAKHAALDAIRRAKAHGIGAVSVRYSNHFGTCMYFTRMAAEQDCIMLVTTNGGPNMAPWGGLKKMIGTNPWSVAVPAGRYAPMIMDVANSGVARGKIFLAQTRHEEIPIGWAIDSKGRPTTDPTEALQGFILPMAGHKGYAIGMIVDVLSGVLSGSGFMDEVHGPYDPVNRSCAGHLMIALNVSAFQPIDEFRARMERYIDTLKKVPLAEGADEVFYPGEREARAHEQQIVEGILLPADTFGVLDKVAAEAGVAPVARD from the coding sequence GTGAGTACGACCCCTACCCGCGAATTTCAACGCGTTGACCCCGACACGCTGTGCGACTTCGTCACCACCGTTTACCAGTCTGCCGGCGCGAGCGCCGAAGACGCGTTCGTTGCCGCCGACGCCATGGTTCAGGCCGATCTGTGGGGCCACCAGTCGCACGGCGTGCTGCGGCTCGGCTGGTACTACGCGCGGCTGCGCTCGGGCGCGATGCGCACGCAAACGAACCTGTCGTTCCCGATCGACGCCGGTGCGGTCGCGGTGATGGACGGCGGCGACAGCATCGGCCCGGTGGTCGCGAAACATGCAGCGCTTGATGCGATCCGGCGCGCGAAGGCGCATGGCATCGGCGCGGTGTCGGTGCGCTACTCGAATCACTTCGGCACTTGCATGTACTTCACGCGCATGGCCGCCGAGCAGGATTGCATCATGCTGGTCACGACCAACGGCGGCCCGAACATGGCGCCGTGGGGCGGCCTGAAAAAGATGATCGGCACCAATCCGTGGTCGGTGGCGGTGCCGGCCGGCCGCTACGCGCCGATGATTATGGACGTCGCAAATTCGGGCGTCGCGCGCGGCAAGATTTTTCTCGCGCAAACGCGACACGAAGAAATACCGATTGGCTGGGCGATCGATTCGAAAGGCCGCCCCACGACCGACCCGACCGAGGCGCTGCAGGGCTTTATCCTGCCGATGGCTGGGCACAAGGGTTACGCGATCGGCATGATCGTCGATGTGCTGTCGGGCGTGCTGTCGGGCAGCGGCTTTATGGACGAAGTGCATGGCCCTTACGATCCGGTCAATCGCAGCTGCGCCGGGCATCTGATGATCGCGCTCAACGTCAGCGCGTTTCAGCCGATCGACGAGTTTCGCGCGCGCATGGAACGCTATATCGATACGCTGAAAAAGGTGCCGCTGGCCGAAGGCGCCGACGAAGTGTTTTATCCCGGCGAGCGGGAAGCGCGCGCGCATGAGCAGCAGATTGTCGAGGGCATTCTGCTGCCCGCGGATACGTTCGGTGTGCTCGATAAGGTCGCTGCGGAAGCCGGGGTTGCGCCGGTGGCGCGCGATTGA
- a CDS encoding cytochrome P450 has protein sequence MEFADFKTASFFDNPYPVYASLRAEGPIVSIAPNMMMTGHYDIVDALLHDRRIGKAYLESVRARYGEAAAEQPVFQNVSRTMFSINPPAHTSLRSLMMKAFNARQIESIREIARATANELIDAIAKTDGADLMASYASPLPIRIICRMLDVPVEDAGALANATSEMVRVLDAVPIPLDELAGPNEACATLERYFADVIEARRSKPGDDLISLLLRIEDSGVKMTEEDIIANVILLFNAGHETTSNMLGNSLVALHRHPEQLHALRQHPDRTAQAVFECARYDTSVQSTVRTALEDVEIGGTTIPRGTIIMTMLGSANRDPAKFSDPDRLDISRDDARLISFGAGIHHCLGYRLALLQLETAMKVLLERLPRLHLTNLDSLQWRRHGNLRGVKALAAHW, from the coding sequence ATGGAATTCGCCGACTTTAAAACCGCGTCATTTTTCGACAACCCGTATCCCGTTTATGCCAGCCTGCGAGCGGAGGGTCCCATCGTGTCGATCGCGCCGAACATGATGATGACCGGGCACTACGACATCGTCGACGCATTGCTTCACGACCGCCGCATCGGCAAAGCGTATCTGGAGAGTGTGCGCGCACGGTATGGCGAAGCCGCCGCGGAACAGCCCGTGTTCCAGAACGTAAGCCGCACGATGTTCTCGATCAATCCCCCCGCCCATACGTCTTTGCGCAGCCTGATGATGAAGGCGTTCAACGCGCGCCAAATCGAGTCGATTCGCGAAATCGCACGCGCGACGGCGAACGAACTGATCGATGCGATAGCGAAAACCGACGGCGCGGACCTGATGGCAAGCTATGCGTCGCCGCTGCCCATCCGGATTATCTGCCGCATGCTGGACGTCCCTGTCGAAGATGCCGGGGCGCTCGCGAATGCCACCAGCGAGATGGTGCGCGTGCTCGACGCGGTACCGATTCCGCTCGATGAACTCGCGGGCCCGAACGAGGCCTGCGCGACACTCGAACGGTATTTCGCCGACGTCATCGAAGCGCGCCGCAGCAAGCCGGGCGACGATCTGATCTCGCTGTTGCTGCGCATCGAGGACAGTGGCGTAAAGATGACCGAAGAAGACATCATCGCGAACGTGATCCTGCTGTTCAATGCGGGCCATGAAACGACGTCGAATATGCTCGGAAATTCGCTGGTCGCGCTGCATCGTCATCCGGAACAACTGCATGCACTGAGGCAGCATCCCGATCGCACCGCTCAGGCCGTGTTCGAATGCGCGCGCTACGACACCTCGGTCCAGTCCACGGTCCGCACCGCGCTTGAAGACGTCGAGATCGGCGGCACGACGATTCCGCGCGGCACCATCATCATGACCATGCTCGGCTCCGCCAACCGCGACCCCGCGAAATTCAGCGATCCGGACCGGCTCGACATTAGCCGCGACGACGCGCGGCTCATCTCGTTCGGCGCGGGCATTCACCACTGCCTCGGCTATCGGCTTGCGCTGCTCCAGCTCGAAACTGCAATGAAAGTGCTGCTCGAGCGCTTGCCCCGGCTTCATCTGACGAATCTCGATAGTCTGCAGTGGCGCCGCCACGGCAATCTGCGAGGGGTCAAGGCATTGGCCGCGCACTGGTGA
- a CDS encoding ABC transporter substrate-binding protein produces MSKRKLIAVAVGVSTMVGAIGLAHADEPYIPLISKGFQHQFWQAVKSGAEQSAKENHVRITFEGPETEAMVDKQIDMLSAALAKKPQALGIAALDSKAAIPLLKRAQNNKIPIIAFDSGVDSNIPLTTCATDNVAAAALAADKMAELIGNSGEVGVIVHDQTSRTGIDRRDGFLNEMKSKHPGIKIVSVQYGGGDHLKSAEIAKAMIQANPNIKGIFGANEGSAAGAAIGVKESGKKLVLIGYDSGKEQKEDINSGLMAGAITQNPIGIGKCVVDSAVKALKGEKLPKKVDTGFYWYDKSNMNDPKISAVLYD; encoded by the coding sequence ATGTCGAAAAGAAAGCTGATAGCGGTTGCGGTTGGCGTCAGTACGATGGTTGGTGCAATTGGCCTTGCTCACGCGGATGAGCCGTATATTCCGCTGATCTCGAAGGGCTTCCAGCACCAGTTCTGGCAAGCGGTCAAATCGGGCGCAGAGCAGTCGGCCAAAGAGAACCATGTGCGCATCACGTTCGAAGGCCCGGAAACGGAAGCGATGGTCGACAAGCAGATCGACATGCTGTCCGCCGCGCTCGCGAAGAAGCCGCAAGCGCTCGGCATCGCCGCGCTCGACAGTAAGGCGGCCATTCCGCTGCTCAAGCGCGCCCAGAACAACAAGATTCCCATTATCGCGTTCGACTCCGGCGTCGACAGCAACATTCCGCTCACGACCTGCGCGACCGATAACGTCGCCGCGGCCGCGCTCGCCGCAGACAAGATGGCCGAGCTGATCGGCAACTCGGGTGAAGTCGGCGTGATCGTGCACGACCAGACGAGCCGCACCGGTATCGATCGTCGCGATGGCTTCCTGAACGAGATGAAGTCGAAGCACCCGGGCATCAAGATCGTCTCTGTGCAATATGGCGGTGGCGACCACCTGAAGTCGGCCGAGATCGCCAAGGCGATGATCCAGGCGAACCCGAATATCAAGGGCATTTTCGGCGCGAATGAAGGCTCGGCGGCAGGCGCCGCAATCGGCGTCAAGGAATCGGGCAAGAAACTCGTGCTGATCGGCTACGACTCGGGCAAGGAACAGAAGGAAGACATCAATTCCGGCCTGATGGCAGGCGCGATTACGCAAAACCCGATCGGCATCGGCAAGTGCGTGGTCGATTCGGCCGTGAAGGCGTTGAAGGGCGAGAAGCTGCCGAAGAAAGTCGACACCGGCTTTTACTGGTACGACAAGAGCAATATGAACGACCCGAAGATTTCGGCGGTGCTTTACGATTAA